In Quercus lobata isolate SW786 chromosome 12, ValleyOak3.0 Primary Assembly, whole genome shotgun sequence, a genomic segment contains:
- the LOC115972227 gene encoding uncharacterized protein LOC115972227 — MGTLSLFPLSLSSTLRPNPSSSTFRTQLSNPIIYPLLSSTTHRKSQRFHFPSKTIAFGSNTNDPKESLFLDENGGVDDMDGYLNYLSLEYDSVWDTKPSWCQPWTIILTGALVIASSWLIWHSVVVTVVIFLLICTWWYIFLYSYPQAYSEMIAERRKRVASGVEDTFGLGNGSDLS, encoded by the exons ATGGGAACTCtatctctcttccctctctCCCTATCTTCAACACTGCGACCCAATCCCTCCTCTTCCACTTTCAGAACTCAACTCTCCAACCCCATAATCTACCCGCTCCTCTCCTCAACAACTCACAGAAAATCACAAAGGTTTCACTTTCCCTCCAAAACCATAGCTTTTGGGAGCAACACAAATGACCCAAAAGAGTCTCTTTTCTTGGATGAAAACGGTGGTGTTGATGACATGGATGGGTATCTCAACTACCTGTCTCTCGAATATGACTCTGTCTGGGACACCAAACCATCCTG GTGTCAACCATGGACCATAATTCTAACTGGAGCATTGGTGATTGCTAGTAGCTGGTTAATTTGGCATTCAGTAGTAGTCACAGTAGTCATATTCTTACTAATATGCACATGGTGGTACATCTTTTTGTATTCATATCCACAG GCATATTCAGAGATGATTGCCGAGCGAAGGAAGAGGGTGGCAAGTGGTGTTGAAGACACATTTGGCTTGGGAAATGGCAGTGATTTAAGCTAA
- the LOC115971969 gene encoding uncharacterized protein LOC115971969 produces the protein MRDFPSCFGENGVQVADSSSSSSTTKAAQNVVTCVYQCKLHGRSCLITITWTKSLMGQGLSIGIDDLANQCLCKVDIKPWLFSKRKGSKNLEVDSSKIEIYWDLTNAKFGSGPEPMEGFYLAVVFNQEIVLLLGDLKKEAYKKVDTTDPIHSNAIFIAKREHIFGKKLYGTKAKFCDKGQMHDVTIECDTVGLNDPCLVIRIDSKTVMQIKRLKWKFRGNYTIVVDGLPVEVLWDVHNWLYGNAMGNAVFMFQTCLSAEKLWSSHSIFDPSLLTWSYSQQFRDSQSQGLGFSLILYAWKNE, from the coding sequence ATGAGAGACTTTCCTTCTTGTTTTGGTGAAAACGGGGTACAAGTTGCTGATTCATCATCTTCAAGTAGTACAACTAAAGCTGCTCAAAATGTGGTAACTTGTGTCTATCAATGTAAATTACATGGTCGTTCTTGCTTGATCACCATTACATGGACCAAAAGTTTGATGGGTCAAGGCCTTAGTATTGGAATTGATGATTTGGCCAATCAATGCCTTTGTAAGGTTGATATAAAGCCATGGTTGTTCTCTAAAAGAAAAGGGTCTAAGAATTTAGAAGTGGATTCTAGTAAAATCGAGATTTACTGGGACTTAACTAATGCTAAATTTGGTTCTGGGCCAGAGCCGATGGAGGGATTTTACTTAGCTGTTGTGTTTAATCAAGAAATAGTTTTACTGCTTGGGGATTTGAAAAAGGAGGCATACAAGAAGGTTGACACCACTGACCCTATTCATTCCAATGCAATTTTTATTGCCAAGAGGGAACACATATTTGGGAAGAAGCTTTATGGGACAAAAGCTAAATTTTGTGATAAGGGGCAAATGCATGATGTCACAATTGAGTGTGATACTGTTGGGCTCAATGATCCATGCCTTGTGATCCGAATTGATAGTAAGACAGTGATGCAGATCAAGAGGTTGAAGTGGAAGTTTAGGGGCAATTACACCATTGTAGTGGATGGTCTTCCAGTTGAAGTGCTTTGGGATGTTCATAATTGGCTCTATGGGAATGCTATGGGCAATGCAGTTTTCATGTTCCAAACTTGCCTCTCAGCTGAGAAGTTATGGTCTAGCCACTCTATATTTGATCCTTCATTATTAACTTGGTCTTACTCTCAGCAATTTAGAGATTCCCAATCACAAGGTCTTGGTTTCTCACTGATTTTGTATGCTTGGAAGAATGAATAG